CCTGTCTCTCATCGTGTTCGTCCCGCTCGCTGGGGCGCTGCTGCTGTTGCTGCTGCCGAACCGCGACGGCGAGCGCGACGAGCTGGTCCGTCAACTCGCGCTGGGGGTGGCGCTGGTCGCGTTTGCCCTCACGCTCGTCGCGTGGTGGCAGTTCGATCCGGCAACGGCCGAGTACCAGTTCTCAGAGCAGTACGCGTGGATTCCTCAGTTCGGAATCGACTATGCCCTGGGCTTGGACGGCGTCAGCCTGTTCCTGGTGGTGCTGACCGGCTTTCTCACCCCGCTCGCGCTGCTGTCTTCCTGGCACGGCGTGACCAAGAAGGTCAAGGAGTTCTGTTTCTTCCTGTTGGCGCTCGAGACGGGCATGCTGGGCGTGTTCGTCGCGCTCGACCTGTTTCTCTTCTATGTGTTCTGGGACGCGATGCTCGTCCCGATGTACTTCCTGATCGGCGTCTGGGGATATGAGCGGCGCATCTATGCCGCGGTCAAGTTCATCCTCTACACGATGGCTGGCAGCGTCTTGATGCTGGTCGCCATCATCGCGCTGGCGGTGATGCACCAGCAAGCAACGGGCGAGTACTCTTTCGCGCTGGACGACATCCAGACCCTGCAGATCGGCTTCGACGCCCAGATGTGGCTGTTCCTTGCCTTCACGCTGGCGTTTGCGATCAAGGTGCCGCTGTTTCCGTTCCATACCTGGCTGCCGGACGCGCACGTGGAGGCGCCCACGGCGGGATCGGTCATTCTGGCAGGCGTTCTGCTCAAGATGGGCACCTATGGCCTGCTCCGATTCGCGTTTCCGCTGTTTCCTGATGCCGCGCTCGTCAGCGCTCCCTACCTGGCCGCGCTCGCCGTGATCGGCATCATCTACGGCGCGCTGGTCGCGATGGTGCAGCCGGATCTGAAGAAGCTCGTGGCCTACTCCTCGGTGAGCCATATGGGCTTTGTCGTGCTCGGCATCTGCGCGATGAACCTGCAGGGCGTCCAGGGCGCTGTTTACCAGATGCTGAGCCACGGCGTCAGCACCGGCGCGCTGTTCATCATCGTCGGGATGCTGTCGGACAGGCGCCACACGCGGCTCATTGCCGAGTTCGGCGGCCTCAAGAACGTCTGTCCGCGGCTCGTGGCCTGCTTCCTCATCATCACCCTCTCATCGATCGGTTTGCCGGGGCTCAATGGCTTCGTCGGTGAGTTCCTGGCCATCCTGGGAGGTTTTCTGTGGAGGCCAGGTTACGCGGTGCTGGCGGCGTCGGGCGTGATTCTCTCGGCGGTTTACATGCTGTGGATGTTCCAGCGCGTGAACTACGGCACCGTGACGAATCCGAAGAACGAGCGACTGCCGGATCTTTCTGCCCGCGAGTGGGCGACGCTCGGCCCGACCGTCGTGATGGCCATCGTGATGGGCATCGTGCCAAACGTCTTCCTTCAGCCCATGCAGCCCGCGGTGACCCGGCTCGTCGAGCGTGTGCAGGCACAGCGACCCACGCTTGCGAAGACCGGCGCCGAACGGACCGATCCGTCGGCGCTCGCGCGGCCTGACCGCCGCGCGCGACGTACCGGAGAAAACGAGGTGCGCCGTAACCCCTCGCCCCCGTCAGGTCCCTCGACCACGCCGCTCCTGACGAGACTGCCCGTTGAGTAATAAGGACGCACGATGCTGACTGACTTCCAAGCCATCATGCCCATTCTCATCGTGACGTTGTCGGCCATCGTCACGATGGTGGCCGAAGCGTTTCAGCCGAAACAGGAGCGTGCGCCGCTCGCCGGGTTCGGCGTGCTCGGATTGATTGGCGCCGCGGCGGCGTCGATGCTGTTGTGGGGCTACGACAAGACCGGCTTCGGTGTCGTGCGGGCGGACGATTTCAGCCTGTTCATCAACCTGATCGTCATCGCCGTGGGCCTCCTCACGATATTGTTCTCGACGCAGGTGATCGAGCGCGAGGGCATCCCGCCAGGCGAGTACTATGCGCTGACGCTCTTTGCCGTCGTCGGCATGATGCTGATGGCGGCGGCGACCGATCTCCTCCTCCTGTTTCTCGCGCTGGAAGTCTTGTCCCTGGCGGTGTACGTCCTCACGGGAATTCGGCGGTCGCAGCCACAGGGCGCGGAAGGGGCGTTCAAGTACTTTCTGCTCGGCTCCTTTTCGAGCGCGTTTCTCCTCTATGGCGTGGCATTGACCTACGCGATCGTCGGTAGCACGCGGCTGGAAGAGATAGCGGCGGCGGTGGCAGGGCAGGCCGACGCGCCCGGCGTGCTCCTGTTCGTGGCAATTGGCCTCCTGGCCGTCGGCTTTGCCTTCAAGGTCTCGGCTGTGCCGTTCCATATGTGGGCACCGGACGCGTACGAGGGGGCGCCAACACTGGTCACTGGCTTCATGGCGACCGGTGTCAAGGCGGCCGCCTTCGCAGCATTCCTGAGGGTGTTCCTGTCGTCGTTTCAGACGCTGCACGAGATCTGGGCCCCGATGTTGTGGGTCGTGGCGGTTGCGACCATGATCCTGGGAACAGTCGTGGGCGTCGTTCAGGCGAACGCCAAGCGCATGCTCGCCTATTCCAGCGTTGCCCACGCCGGCTACCTTCTGATTGGCCTCATCGCAGGGAGTCAGGTCGGCGAGGCGGCCACGCTGTTCTACTTGGCCACATATGCCGTGAGCACCATCGGCGCGTTCGCCGTGTTGGCGCTGCTGGCCGACGGAGAGCACGCGCACGACCGTGTGCAAGACTTCGCCGGGCTCTGGGGCTCACGTCCCGGACTGGCCGCGCTGATGACGGTCTTCCTGCTCTCGCTCGGAGGGTTCCCGCCGCTGGCTGGCTTCGTCGGCAAGTGGTACATCTTCAGCGCCGCCATCGAGGCTGGCTACGTCTGGCTTGCCGTCATCGGCGTGCTGACGAGCGTCATCTCGGTCTTTTTCTACCTTCGTATTGTCGTGATGATGTACATGACCGACGAGGCGCCGCACGTTCCAACACCGGCCTTGGCACGATCGGCTGTTGCAGGCCTCGCCTTCGCGCTCGTGGCCGTCTTCTATCTCGGCCTCCTTCCAGCGCGCGCTATCGACCTTGCGCTCACGAGTGTGCAGGGGATCTTTTAGGTAGGTTCATCGCAACGCTGCCGCGAGCAGGGATGCCACCAGCTCGTCGTCTTCCGGGGTCACGGTTCGAAGGTCCAAGACGAGGCGGTTCTCGACGATGCGTGCCACCAAGGGCGGGTCGGCGGCTCGAAGTCGCCGAGCCAGCTCGCTCGCGCCCACATCCGGGGCGTGCACCGCAAGCAAGCGGGTCGGCAGCAGCTCGCCAGGTGCGCTCCCTCCGCCAATCGTGGAGTCGCCGTCGACGATGGTAAGTGAGAGAGCCGATTCGCCGGATGCGGCGTGGACGCGCTCGAGCACGCGGCGCGCGCGCGCCTCGATCTCGGCTCCCGTGAGCCGTAACATGCGCTGAACCGGTACGGTGGCGGACGCGCGGTCACAGGCGTACTCGCAAAGCGTGGCTTCGAGCGCTGCATAGGTCAGCTTGTCGACACGCAGCGCACGCATGAGCGGATGGCGCCGAATGCAGTCGACCAGGTCACGGCGGCCGACGATGATGCCCGCCTGGGGCCCGCCGAGGAGCTTGTCGCCGCTGAAGGTCGACAGGTCGGCTCCCGCCGCGACGCTGTCGGTGACGACTGGCTCGGAGTCCAGAACACCGGGCAGCGGCAGCAGATGCCCGCTGCCGAGGTCCTCGACCACCGGGAGGCCGAAGCGTTTGCCCAACGCTGCAATCTCGGTCAGCGCTGGACGTTCGGTGAAGCCCTCGATGCGGAAGTTCGATGGATGAACGCGCAGGAGTAGCGCGGTCCGCTCGCTGATGGCTGCCCCGTAATCGGCCACGCGCGTCCGGTTGGTCGTGCCGACCTCACGCAGGATGGCCCCTGAAGCCCGAAGCACGTCCGGCACTCGGAAGCCGCCCCCGATCTCGACCAGCTCGCCACGCGAGATAATCACCTCCCGGCCCGCGGCGAGCGCCGTCAGGACCAACAACACCGCGGCTGCGTTGTTGTTGACGACCACCGCCGCATCCGCGCCCGTGAGGCGACACAGCAACGCTTCGGCGTGCACATCCCTGGCACCGCGCGTTCCAGCCTCGAGGTCGTACTCGATCGAGACGTAGCCGCTCACTTCCGCGAGCTGCCGGACGACGGCCGCAGCCAGTGGTGCGCGCCCGAGGTTGGTGTGCAGCAGGACACCGGTGGCGTTGATGATGCGTCGCAGCGTCGGCGTGAAGGTGCGCGCCAGACGCGCCGGGAGCCGCGCTTCAATCCAGGCGGCAGCGTCCTCGGGCGTGGCCGGTCGAGACGATGACCGCGCAGCGGACGGCCCTGCGGCGAGCGCGTCGCGTAGAGCGTTGGCCTCCGCGCGGAGCGCTGCCACGATCGCCGCGCGCCCGAATCTGGCCTCGAGCGCCTGCGCGGTGGCGCGTTGCCGCAGCCGCTCAATCGATGGCACAATACGCATGAATGTCGGATGTCACAATAAACCCTGGCGACGCGGAGTCTCCAACGTCAAGGCCCACGCGGCGCCCCCAAGAGCGTTGCTGGCCGTATCTCAATCTCCCCGAGCAGCCGACCGACGAAGAGCTCCAGGCGCTGGACCCCGATCTCCGACGAGCCCTGTACGCGACGCCGCTGGGTCCATTTTCCATCACTCTCGTGTTCCCGCGCTTCGACGGGCCGGATTACGAGCGGGCCCTCGAGCTGGCGCGTGCGGCTGGGGAGTTCCAACAGCGCGGGTCGGGCGCAGACGTGCAATCGCGGGCCCGCTTCACGCCTGACCAGGCGCTGGCCCTGCGGGATCTATTCGAGATCGTGGGACGCTACGATGGCTGCGAGGTGCTCGTCGACGATCACCGGGTGCCGTACGCGCGCGAGCTGTGGCTGCCGTTGATGTGGTATTTGCTGCCAAGATCCTAGTGTCCTGTCCGCGGACAGCACACTAGGTAGGGCCGCCTCGGCGAGGCGGCCGTGACGGCGCGGGAGGCTGACGCGCCCTACCGAGGAAGCACGAAAAGAGCTGCCGGTCAGGCAGCTCTTTTCCGCGGTCCTTGGGATTCCCAGACGAGTCCTTAGTCCTGCTTGATCACGTTGCCGGCCTGAGGTCCCTTGGGGCCGTCGACGATCTCGAACTCGACCGGCTCACCCTCCTCGAGCGTGCGGTACCCAGAGCCCTGAATGGCGGAATAGTGAACGAACACATCGCTCCCCGCTTCACGCTCGATGAAGCCATAACCCTTCTGGTTGTTGAACCACTTGACACGACCTGTAATGCGCTGCATCGACTTCCCTGCCTTACTGGCCCGCCGTGCATCTAACACGATGGGTTGGTGCACCCGTTGGCTCATTTGCCGACGGGCAGTTGCGAAGGCCGGCCGGCGCGGCCCGATATCTCCTGCCGCGCTTGGTGAGCCAGCGCGGCAAACAATACTGGCGCCTTTTGGACATTGTCAAGTTTGGATACACTGAGAGCCAATCAAGATGCCACGAGCATTGCTGAGCGTGTCGGACAAAAGGGGCCTCGTCGAGTTCGCTTCCGGTCTCGTCGGGCGGGGATGGGAGATCGTTTCGACGGGCGGCACGGCGCGTGCGCTCGGTGACGCCGGGGTGCCCGTTACCCAGGTTGCCGACGTCACTCGGTTTCCGGAGATGATGGACGGGCGTGTGAAGACGCTGCACCCGAGGATTCATGGCGGCATCCTCGCGCGCAGGCACCGCCCGGATGATCTCGCTGCGGCGCGGCGCGAGCGCATCGACCTGATTGATCTCGTTGCCGTCAACCTGTACCCGTTCGCGCGCGCCGCTGCCGACCCGGCCACAACCTTCGACGCGCTCGTCGAGGAGATCGACATCGGCGGGCCGAGCCTCGCCCGGGCGGCCGCCAAGAACTTTCGCGACGTGCTCGTCGTCATCGACCCGTCCGACTACGCGTCAGTGCTCGAGCGCGTGGCCGATTTACCGGGGTTCCCCCTGCCGCTTCGTCTGGCGTTGGCGCGCAAGGCCTTCGCGCACACGGCCGAGTACGATCGCGCCATCGCACGGGAGCTCGAGCGCGTCCGTGTCAACGGTGAGCGGGTCGCGCGCGTGGCGCCCGCGTCCAGCACCGACGAAGCCCGCGCGGAGGACGGACAAGCCGCGGACGGGCTCGCATCTCAGGGCGGCGAGTTGCCAGACCGGCTCGCCGTGCAGTGCCGCCGCATTCGCACGCTGCGCTACGGCGAGAACCCGCATCAGCGTGCCGCGTGGTACGCACAGCCGGATGCGCGCGCCCTTGGTGCAGCAACGGTGCATCAGGGCAAAGAGCTTTCGTACACGAATCTCCTCGACCTCGATGCCGCGGCTCGTATCGTTCTCGAGCTCGAGGAGCCCGCATCCGCTGTGATCAAGCATACGAACCCCTGCGGTGTGGCCGTTGGCGTGTCGGCGGCCGAGGCTTACGTGCGCGCACGTGACGCCGATCGATTGTCAGCGTTTGGCGGGGTCGTCGCTCTCAACCGAACGCTTGACGAGGCGGCTGCCAGCGTTCTCGTGTCCACGTTTATCGAGGCCGTCATTGCCCCGGCGGTCGAGCCCGGCGCCCTGGAGATTCTGGCGCGCAAGCCGAATCTGCGCGTCGTTTCGGCAAATCTCGCACGCAGCGAAGGGGTGGCGCCGGCCGCGCTCGAAGCACGCTCAATTTTGGGAGCGCTCCTCATCCAAGAGCACGACAGGGTGACGGAGGCCGAAGGGGCGTGGCCGCCGGCAGCCGGCGTCCGCGTCGTGACGGCGCGGGCTCCGACGGAGGACGAGTGGCGCGGATTGCGCTTCGCTTGGCGCGTATGCGCGCACGTGAAGT
This genomic stretch from Luteitalea sp. harbors:
- the purH gene encoding bifunctional phosphoribosylaminoimidazolecarboxamide formyltransferase/IMP cyclohydrolase; translated protein: MPRALLSVSDKRGLVEFASGLVGRGWEIVSTGGTARALGDAGVPVTQVADVTRFPEMMDGRVKTLHPRIHGGILARRHRPDDLAAARRERIDLIDLVAVNLYPFARAAADPATTFDALVEEIDIGGPSLARAAAKNFRDVLVVIDPSDYASVLERVADLPGFPLPLRLALARKAFAHTAEYDRAIARELERVRVNGERVARVAPASSTDEARAEDGQAADGLASQGGELPDRLAVQCRRIRTLRYGENPHQRAAWYAQPDARALGAATVHQGKELSYTNLLDLDAAARIVLELEEPASAVIKHTNPCGVAVGVSAAEAYVRARDADRLSAFGGVVALNRTLDEAAASVLVSTFIEAVIAPAVEPGALEILARKPNLRVVSANLARSEGVAPAALEARSILGALLIQEHDRVTEAEGAWPPAAGVRVVTARAPTEDEWRGLRFAWRVCAHVKSNAVVFAGPDRTFAIGAGQMSRVDAVKVAAMKATAPLTGSVVASDAFFPFRDGVDAIAQAGATAIVQPGGSVRDAESIAAADEHGLAMIFTGVRHFRH
- a CDS encoding cold-shock protein: MQRITGRVKWFNNQKGYGFIEREAGSDVFVHYSAIQGSGYRTLEEGEPVEFEIVDGPKGPQAGNVIKQD
- a CDS encoding NADH-quinone oxidoreductase subunit M; this encodes MAFPLLSLIVFVPLAGALLLLLLPNRDGERDELVRQLALGVALVAFALTLVAWWQFDPATAEYQFSEQYAWIPQFGIDYALGLDGVSLFLVVLTGFLTPLALLSSWHGVTKKVKEFCFFLLALETGMLGVFVALDLFLFYVFWDAMLVPMYFLIGVWGYERRIYAAVKFILYTMAGSVLMLVAIIALAVMHQQATGEYSFALDDIQTLQIGFDAQMWLFLAFTLAFAIKVPLFPFHTWLPDAHVEAPTAGSVILAGVLLKMGTYGLLRFAFPLFPDAALVSAPYLAALAVIGIIYGALVAMVQPDLKKLVAYSSVSHMGFVVLGICAMNLQGVQGAVYQMLSHGVSTGALFIIVGMLSDRRHTRLIAEFGGLKNVCPRLVACFLIITLSSIGLPGLNGFVGEFLAILGGFLWRPGYAVLAASGVILSAVYMLWMFQRVNYGTVTNPKNERLPDLSAREWATLGPTVVMAIVMGIVPNVFLQPMQPAVTRLVERVQAQRPTLAKTGAERTDPSALARPDRRARRTGENEVRRNPSPPSGPSTTPLLTRLPVE
- the nuoN gene encoding NADH-quinone oxidoreductase subunit NuoN, translating into MLTDFQAIMPILIVTLSAIVTMVAEAFQPKQERAPLAGFGVLGLIGAAAASMLLWGYDKTGFGVVRADDFSLFINLIVIAVGLLTILFSTQVIEREGIPPGEYYALTLFAVVGMMLMAAATDLLLLFLALEVLSLAVYVLTGIRRSQPQGAEGAFKYFLLGSFSSAFLLYGVALTYAIVGSTRLEEIAAAVAGQADAPGVLLFVAIGLLAVGFAFKVSAVPFHMWAPDAYEGAPTLVTGFMATGVKAAAFAAFLRVFLSSFQTLHEIWAPMLWVVAVATMILGTVVGVVQANAKRMLAYSSVAHAGYLLIGLIAGSQVGEAATLFYLATYAVSTIGAFAVLALLADGEHAHDRVQDFAGLWGSRPGLAALMTVFLLSLGGFPPLAGFVGKWYIFSAAIEAGYVWLAVIGVLTSVISVFFYLRIVVMMYMTDEAPHVPTPALARSAVAGLAFALVAVFYLGLLPARAIDLALTSVQGIF
- a CDS encoding L-seryl-tRNA(Sec) selenium transferase, producing the protein MRIVPSIERLRQRATAQALEARFGRAAIVAALRAEANALRDALAAGPSAARSSSRPATPEDAAAWIEARLPARLARTFTPTLRRIINATGVLLHTNLGRAPLAAAVVRQLAEVSGYVSIEYDLEAGTRGARDVHAEALLCRLTGADAAVVVNNNAAAVLLVLTALAAGREVIISRGELVEIGGGFRVPDVLRASGAILREVGTTNRTRVADYGAAISERTALLLRVHPSNFRIEGFTERPALTEIAALGKRFGLPVVEDLGSGHLLPLPGVLDSEPVVTDSVAAGADLSTFSGDKLLGGPQAGIIVGRRDLVDCIRRHPLMRALRVDKLTYAALEATLCEYACDRASATVPVQRMLRLTGAEIEARARRVLERVHAASGESALSLTIVDGDSTIGGGSAPGELLPTRLLAVHAPDVGASELARRLRAADPPLVARIVENRLVLDLRTVTPEDDELVASLLAAALR